The genomic region AGCAGGGAACtctcactgagctctgaacctgcagtgACATAAGCAGGGAACACTCACTGAGCTCTGAATCTGCAGTGACATAAGCAGGGAACTCTCGCTGAACTCTGAACTTAAAGAAGCATAAACAGCCAatgcccactgagctctgaaccagcAACCACATTAGCAGGGAAAGCCCACTGAGCTCTAAACCTGCAGCACCATAAGCAGGGAATGCTTACTGAGCACTGAACCTATAGCTCTGAACTTGCACTAGAACAAGCATGAAACactcactgagctctgaacctgcagctccACAAACTATAAATCTAGAAAATAGGAGAAGCAAAGAAGAGCTCAGCAGGATGGCCCCCCGAGCACTATGGGTCTGATGGGGGTATTACGCTAGTTATTGGGGGTATTATGCTAGCCAAGCGGGCTGTCTCAGTACTCCCTAACCTTAGCCTGTGCTGTACATCCAGTAGTGTCACTGCCACTATAAGAGTGTGGATGCTGCAGAGGTCAGGACGCTGAGGCAGAGGTCAGGACGCTGAGGCAGATTGTGCATGTAATAATGTCAGTAACTGCTGGAAAATTTTCTATAAAAGTGAAATATTGTAAAATACAACtaaaaaaaatgtctgtgttCTGTACAGAGGACTGTGTAACCAGCGTCACTCCGCAGCAGTTCAAGGGGAACTGCAAAGTCTTAAAAAGTCAGTGACTAACAAAATTTGCGTTAATAAAAAGTACAAATATGTAAGAAACTGTGTGATACCTCCATCAATAGTAGAGAAATCTTTCTGATTTTTACatttgcagcagcagcagcagctagtaGTAAGTTTCCTAACCCGCCCCGATTGCTTTATCGCCATCACTAATTTGCAcgaatgtcctatatgatcctgcggATACTTCTGAGTAATAAAGGTACAAAGgtttaaatggaggctgctggagatcACAGCAAGTTTTCTATCTCACCTCTAGTGATTCATTCCATTAGTGCACGTCAGTAATTCTCCATATGTTCTATACGGTCCTGCTGATACTTCTGAGTGATAGAGGAGCGACACGTTACAGATAGAGGCTGCTGGAGAGAGTAGTAAGtatctatctcaccccaagagctttcttcccatcagtacaggtcagcccttgtctataatgtacagtatagtgatAGCAGAGGAATACGGGTACAaatagaggctgctggagataaggtgagatatactgtacattatagacaaGGGCTGACCTGTACTGATAGAGGCTGCTGGAGAAAGTAGTAAGTATTTATCTGTAACGTGTCGCTCCTCTATCACTCAGAAGTATCAGCAGGACCGTATAGAACATATGGAGAATTACTGATGTGCACTAAAGGGGAGATAGAAAACTTGCTGTTTAGTGCACATCAGTAATTCTCCATATGTTCTATACGGTCCTGCTGATACTTCTGAGTGATAGAGGAGCGACACGTTACAGATAAATACTTACTACTTTCTCCAGCAGcctctatctcaccccaagagcTTTTTTCCCTATCAGTACAGGTCAGCCCttgtctataatgtacagtatagtgatAGCAGAGAGATACAGGTacaaatggaggctgctggagataatagtaagttttttttttgcaaaagaacGCAGGCACGTGGCCACCCTGCTCCCGccctggcatggaggtggcgtattcGTGATTTTAACTGGAAATTCATTTTTCTACTTTCCCCCCTTGAAATCACCTTATACTCCCCTCTATAAGCCGCAGCAGACAACCATGTATGACGGTAGTAGTCGGGTGTCCAGattcatcacatgacccttcccTGAACCTACAAATCTGGATACCGATCCTTCAACAATATTCGGGAGAAGTGCTGATCATTGATTGGCCATTTCTGGGGGTGATGTGCTGGCACTGGTAGTCCTGCAGCAGGAACAGGTACTATGTGGCCTGGGAGATGACAGGAAAGGGTTAAGGAGCGGCGGGGGTAGCGCTGCCCTACTTCTAGCGTCTCTCTGATCCCCGCACTCTAATCACTGCGCGGCAGACATGGAAATGAGGAGGTAATTACTGCTGCGACATCAAAGACCCCACAGCAGAGCGGCAGCTGATCAAAAGCCTCGCAGAATCTATATGGAAATCAGCGCCGATCACCTGCGGGAAACCGAGAAAACTTCCATAATTACATTTCATATGATATTTATATGGAGACCGGACGCTGGGTTATTCCTCCTGTCACTACAATACCAGGACGGCGCTTTACGGCTGCTGCAAAGCCTCGGGTCTCAGAACACCGGGTCCTTGTACGGCCGCGGCCTCGGTGTCAGGTCCATTAGGTAACAGAATCTTCACCAGGAAAAACTCAACATTCTAATAACTTTTGCAGACAAATATGTGTGTAATAAtttccctgccaggaccttcccaTCCAGCGACATCACTATAGACTAAGGATACATACCGGACAGGACCTCCCTATTGAATAATGTCACTATAAACACTAAGACTAGGTACCGGCCAGGACCTTCCTATTGAATAATGTCACTATAAGCACTAAGACTAGgtacctgccaggaccttcctATTGAATAATGTCACTATAAGCACTAAGACTAGgtacctgccaggaccttcctATTGAATAATGTCACTATAAGCACTAAGACTAGgtacctgccaggaccttcctATTGAATAATGTCACTATAAGCACTAAGACTAGgtacctgccaggaccttcctATTGAATAATGTCACTATAAGCACTAAGACTAGgtacctgccaggaccttcctGTTCAATAATGTCACTATAAGCACTAAGACTAGgtacctgccaggaccttcctGTTCAATAATGTCACTATAAGCACAGACTAGgtacctgccaggaccttcctATTGAATAATGTCACTATAAGCACTAAGACTAGGTACCGGCCAGGACCTTCCTGTTCAATAATGTCACTATAAGCACTAAGGCTAGgtacctgccaggaccttcctGTTCAATAATGTCACTTTTTCAAAGACTAAGGCAAGGTACCTACCAGGTCCTTCCCAGCCAACATCACCACAATTAACACTAAGACTAAGTAACTGCCAGGACCTTCCAATCCAAGAATATCACAATAATAACCAAGACTAGgtacctgccaggaccttcctATTTTATGACATCACTATAAACTCAAACTTTCCCACATTCCGGGCCCTTTATGCCTCTTTCTATAGGACCAGATGGGAACATCACATCAGTAACCGATGATTCTGGGAGATGAGAAGAACCAGGAAAAGCAAAACCAAAAACCAAACAGAACAGAAGTGAAAATGTTCATTAATTTAtaatatagaaaaatattttacacaaaataataaaaataataataataagtgcaGGTTTCCCTGGGCAGGTCCCGGCTCACACCTCCGTCCCCGCCCGCACTTTGGCTTTGTATTTGCCCGTCATCTCCTTTGGCAGCGGCACCAGCCCCGGACACGGCACCTGCCCCTCCACCTCGCACATGCACTCGCGCAGGTAGTACTTTTTGGGGCCGAAGTTGGCCGGATTGGATAAAACCATCTTGGCTTTTTCTTCTGCTTTTAGGGTCTCTCTGTAAGGAAGAAAAACAAGATGTTCACCCGGAAgagacctgcagggggcgcaaTAATGGTCAGAGCTCAGATACAGAGCTCCAACCTCCCTGGACAGAAAGTCTTACAGGATAAGATGCTGATACTTGGcctcaccaccagggggagctcactgcatacactgCTACTACATTACACAAGAATCatggagagctccccctagtggtggctgataTAAGCCATGATAGATCCAGCCATGAAGAGATATGAAGATAGTGAATTGCTTTCATCTCAAATTGTGTTATCAAAATATTGGAAATAATACAAATAGAAAACTCGTCACAGCTGTCAGTTTGTTACAATTGCATCCGGTCAAGACAATCATCAGTGGACTAAACCGCCTGAGCTtctgactgatacactgtaacaaaccagcAGGTCAGGAGAGAGCAGTGATTAGCTCATagaattgtctagactggatacaactgtaacaaaccctcagctgtgagggtCCAGGCTGAGGATAGGGGCGGGGGAGGCTGAGGATAGGGGCGGGGGAGGCTGAGGTTAGGGGCGGGGGAGGCTGAGGATAGGGGCGGGGGAGGCTGAGGATAGGGGCAGGGAGGCTGCGGCTGCTCTTACTCTGTCTTCCCCAGGATCTTCTTCACATGTTCTATGATCTGTGTGCGGCTTTTATCTTCAATATCCACCAGAACCTGCTCCCCGTTATCTGCCGGAGAAGAGGCGGAATGTGACACCCCGATATCCCCCAGCACCAATAGTATGGAGACATATGGGGAGGGGGGTGACATTTGGTATATTGGGGTGTGAGGAGTGACACCaggtatattggggggggggggggggaagagtgaTTGGGGGGTGACATTTGGTGACACTCACCCAGGTAGAAGCGCAGGAATGGCGCGGGGGTCATGTTCTTCAGCAGGACGATCTGCACCCGCGGGTTCTTATACTGGATTTGTGGGATGTGGAAGAAGACAAAATTCCTGCAGGGAGAAGGTGAGATTGTAGCTGTGTGCCTGTGCCCGCTCCCGCGCAGCCCTCCCCgtccccccgcagtgaccttccCCCTTTACCGCGCGCCCTCCCCGTGCTCCCCGCGGGAGTTGTAGTTGACGGTCATGATCTTGACGCTGTTCCTGAAGACGATCTCCCCGCTCTGCAGATACTGGAGGGTGCGGCGGATCGGGAACGGCCCCTTCATCGGCATCTTCACTGCGAGACCGGGCACACCACGGGAGCGGGGCCGCAGTGCACGCCGGGAAGTGCAGTCAAAGAGCCCGGGGCATGCTGGGAGGAAGGCCGCCGCACTGCACGCCGGGATATGTAGTCCTGACTCATCTGCACTGTCACCCGATATATACAGTGCGTGCCCTGTACAGCCTGAGCTCATCATAGGAGCAGCAATACTACAGCGTGTGCAGAAtacgagtgcagctctggggtataatacaggatgtaactcaggatcagtacaggataagtaatgtcatgtatgtacacagtgactgcacctgcagcagaatagtgagtgcagctctggggtataatacaggatgtaactcaggatcagtacaggataagtaatgtcatgtatgtacacagtgactgcaccagcagcagaatagtgagtgcagctctggagtataatacaggatgtaactcaggatcagtacaggataagtaatgtcatgtatgtacacagtgactgctccagcagcagaatagtgagtgcagctctggggtataatacaggatgtaactcaggatcagtacaggataagtaatgtcatgtatgtacacagtgactgcaccaccagcagaatagtgagtgcagctctggagtataatacaggatgtaactcaggatcagtacaggataagtaatgtcatgtatgtacacagtaactgcaccagcagcagaatagtgagtgcagctctggggtatgatacaggatgtaactcaggatcagtacaggataagtaatgtcatgtatgtacacagtgactgcaccagcagcagaatagtgagtgcagctctggagtataatacaggatgtaactcaggatcagtacaggataagtaatgtcatgtatgtacacagtgactgcactagcagcagaatagtgagtgcagctctggagtataatacaggatgtaactcaggatcagtacaggataagtaatgtcatgtatgtacacagtgactgcaccagcagcagaatagtgagtgcagctctggagtataatacaggatgtaactcaggatcagtacaggataagtaatgtcatgtatgtacacagtgactgcaccagcagcagaatagtgagtgcagctctggagtataatacaggatgtaactcaggatcagtacaggataagtaatgtcatgtatgtacacagtgactgcactagcagcagaatagtgagtgcagctctggagtataatacaggatgtaactcaggatcagtacaggataagtaatgtcatgtatgtacacagtgactgcaccagcagcagaatagtgagtgcagctctggagtataatacaggatgtaactcaggatcagtacaggataagtaatgtcatgtatgtacacagtgactgcaccagcagcagaatagtgagtgcagctctggagtataatacaggatgtaactcaggatcagtacaggataagtaatgtcatgtatgtacacagtgactgcaccagcagcagcagaatagtgagtgcagctgtggagtataatacaggatgtaacaggatcagtacaggataagtaatgtcatgtatgtacacagtgactgcaccagcagcagaatagtgagtgcagctctggggtataatacaggatgtaactcaggatcagtacaggataagtaatgtcatgtatgtacacagtgactgcaccagcagcagaatagtgagtgcagctctgcagtataatacaggatgtgagtgcagctctgaagctcCAGCAGTAAAACAAATGAGAAGACGCTGAGATTTTGGAAAGTTTGTTATCCACTTTAATAGTATAAACCTCATTGGGGAAGTTATGATGAAGCAATGAAAGACCCGCCCCGGGGGAAGGGCATGTAATAAAAGGCGGGGTCTAGTCCATGCACGGCAATACTCTATGTACAAAACACGGGATGCAGATCTCTGTACGAGGATCGATCATTAGATAGAAAATTCTGATAAAAAATAATAACGCACAGGCCGTAGGCATGTCAGACACAAGGCTGGTGACTGATGTGGAGGGGGGAGCGGCCGGACCCTGGGGGCACCTCTGAGACCTCTGCAGCCGCTGACAGGTAACGGATCGGTCCTCCAGAACCTCCAAACTCGGTAGCAAATTGTACAAAATGTCTTCTGCTTCTTAAAGTACAAACGGTGCGGAGTGTAAAGTACAGGAGCAATGTCCTCAGTGCAATCCGTCCGGGAGGTGAGAGGTTAATTATGTGTCATCCCAGGCGAGAGGGTTAAGAGGGGGCcccatacactgggggggggggggggggcccagccTGTGCCCAATAATCCCGTCCTAAACTGGGGGTCTGGGAAGGAGTGTGACAGCAGGGTCAGACtctctgtagtctgttaccatggagatgcatagTTCCGCATAGCAGCTGTGTACACAGAACGGGAGGAGACTATAGACATCATGTGCAGAGCTGCTTTACGACAGACCAGATAAAGAGGGGTCTCCTGAGCCCCTGCAGAGACACCACAGAGCTTCAGCTGTGCACATGTGCATTATGGGTAGGGGACAGTGATGTCCACCCCATACAACACCGCAGCCTCCCCAGCAGAATTGGGTCATATCTAACAATCCTCAAGATCTCTGctcgctgtcagtgaatagacacCTTCATGATTCCATTCACACCCTGAGGGTTTGTTTCCAATCCAAACACATATCACTGCGCAGTCTCAcgcagtttgttacaatgtatcagtctgcatCTCCCGGAGGGCTGGATACAAATGTAACGAACCCTCAGTAACAAGAAGTTCCAGGTTTGTGTATGAATATTCActtacagtaagcagagatcttacAGGTTTATTAGAAAGTTGCAGAACTCTTCGCGACACAACGTTTCGCCTCCAGAGCGGCCCCTGCAGATCCGTTCAGTCCATTAACCCTTGCACGGCTGTGGGGAGGTGATCCATCCCTTCTTATGGACACAATGGTAGAGAATGCTGATTGTTAGAGTCTGGATCGGTCCTGTAAgcgcatgctgggggttgtagttcggCAGCACTTTCTATTCTGGATGGACATGGATCAGGGGGTTGATGATTGTCTGATGCAGTATAGAGGTCACCCCAGGTCATCCATCAGGTCAGGGTTCAAAGAAAGTGCACTGAGGCGCAAGGTAAGTAACAGTCTGCAGGGTGTCAGGGGTTAATTACAGGGAATCTGTCCTCAGGCCTGACCCCTTTAAGGAGGAGCGTGTATGCCGCCtcaaggcatgctgggagttgttgtACATcacttctctatagtctctgataGATCCGGCTGATATTTACATCGACGTCCCTTTAATCCGGCGTCCGATAGTCCAGAGAGTCTAATAATATGGCACATAATCTGGATTACCACGAGGCCAGAACCAGGAGACGTCTCGCTAATAATCTGGTCCCATCTGATAAATTCTCTGGGTTCTGCGCATcatttttaagatctctgcttcctaTCAATGAATAGAAGTTTCTGAGTTCTGCTCACAAGCGTCTAAAAAAAACCAAGGTCCAGGGCATTAAGGAACCCAGGGGCAGAGAACATGGAGGGGcttctaatcccccccccccatctcaggATTTAGGGTCTTTATAGTGATCAATATAGAGGACAAGTGTCACTACCTCTGCAGGCCCCGATCATGGCAGAACCAGGTCCTTGATGGGCCTCACTTCAAGGGCTTAGACActggttgtgaaggggttaaatgtatccGAGCCGAGCAGACGTGAGAGCAGGACCAGGTCAGGATGTgtcctgacagcaagcagagatcttatagGAATCGTACTGTACATAATACTTCCACTACCGGGGGGGAAAGGACTCCAGTAATAAATAGAATCCATCAAATAATAAAACAGATCATTACAATCACATCTAAATACAAGTGCGTTCGTCTCTCCGGcccataaggggttaataatagaaTTAGAGGTAAGTGCTTTGTTTCTAGGGCAAATTCTGTGTAAAATGTTACGAACGGCCGGACGTCTTCCATTGCTCCTCAGAAGTGCATTGTGGGACTATGACCCCCTGAGCTGCTAAGTCACATGACTgacgaggaggaggagcttaATCACTGACTCATAAGCAGCAGAAttttgaatgcagctctggatgtgaaagGAGAAAAGAAAAGCAATGACCTAGAAATGTTACAACCAATCTGAAATTAGACAGACCACTAATAAGGGGGGACCCCACTGACCGGCTCTATTACCACTAATAAGGGGGACCCTGACCGGCTCTATTACCACTAATAAGGGGGGACCCCACTGACCGGCTCTATTACCACTAATAAGGGGGACCCTGACCGGCTCTATTACCACTAATAAGGGGGGACCCCACTGACCGGCTCTATTACCACTAATAAGGGGGGACCCCACTGACCGGCTCTATTACCACTAATAAGGGGGACCCTGACCGGCTCTATTACCACTAATAAGGGGGGACCCCACTGATCGGCTCTATTACCACTAATAAGGGGGGACCCCACTGACCGGCTCTATTACCACTAATAAGGGGGACCCTGACCGGCTCTATTACCACTAATAAGGGGGGACCCCACTGACCGGCTCTATTACCACTAATAAGGGGGGACCCCACTGACCGGCTCTATTACCACTAATAAGGGGGACCCTGACCGGCTCTATTACCACTAATAAGGGGGACCCTGACCGGCTCTATTACCACTAATAAGGGGGACCCTGACCGGCTCTATTACCACTAATAAGGGGGACCCTGACCGGATCTATTACCACTAATAAGGGGGACGCCACTGACCGGCTCTATCACCGCTGAGAAGGGGGACCCCACTGGCCGGCTCTATTACCACTAATAAGGGGGGACCCCACTGACCGGCTCTATTACCACTAATAAGGGGGGACCCCACTGACCGGCTCTATTACCACTAATAAGGGGGACCCTGACCGGCTCTATTACCACTAATAAGGGGGGACCCCACTGACCGGCTCTATTACCACTAATAAGGGGGGACCCCACTGACCGGCTCTATTACCACTAATAAGGGGGACCCTGACCGGCTCTATTACCACTAATAAGGGGGACCCTGACCGGCTCTATTACCACTAATAAGGGGGACCCTGACCGGCTCTATTACCACTAATAAGGGGGACCCTGACCGGATCTATTACCACTAATAAGGGGGACGCCACTGACCGGCTCTATCACCGCTGAGAAGGGGGACCCCACTGGCCGGCTCTATCACCACTGAGGAGGGGGACCCCACTGACCGGCTCTATAACCACTAACAAGGGGGACCCCACTGACCGGCTCTATGACCACTAATGAGGGGGACCCCACTGACCGGCTCTATTACCACTAATGAGGGGGGGCCCACTGACCGGCTCTATCACCACTAATGAGGGGACCCCACTGACTGGCTCTATTACCACTAATAAGGGGGGCCCCACTGACCGGCTCTATGGCCAATGATAATGAGGGGGACCCCACTGACCGGCTCTATGACCAATGATAATGAGGGGGACCCCACTGGCCGGCTCTATGACCAATGATAATGAGGGGGACCCCACTGACCGGCTCTATTACCACTAATGAGGGGGACCCCACTGACCGGCTCTATTACCACTAATGAGGGGGACCCCACTGACCGGCTCTATGACCAATGATAATGAGGGGGACCCCACTGACCGGCTCTATGACCAATGATAATGAGGGGGACCGCATTGATTAAGGGGAGAAGGGAGACATCCAGGGTGTAGCTTAATCATTGCATAAGTTCTGTACCTTTCTACatcaacatctctgcttgctgtcagttaaCTGAAACATTCATCTTTACATCCAGAGGAATAATCCCCTTCCATtcacagacagcaagcagagaatattttaataatttgaaACCCTGAGCTGACCTCATACGACCTATCACCTCCAGGACCTCCCAATGGTCCTACAGACATGAACGGAGCACAGGAAGAGTCCTAGGTTGTCCTGCATTCTGCCGATCGCCAGGGTCCCAGCAATCAGGAACATGTTTGAAAACCCCTGTTAAGGTAAAAGTGGAAAGTTCCTTTAAGGGCATCAGAAAAGGGGGGGGGATATGTGACTGGAAATGTAACTGGAGATGCTACATGATAAATAGGACCCTCTGCAACGTAAATACTGTCTTCCCCTGGAAAAATTTGGGAATCCTGTCCAACATTTGGTAAAAAGGCGGAGAGGGTATCCAGGAATCGCTCCTATATGAGTTAGTAAATATGAGCTGTAACAGACGTCCGCTCCTACCTGATCATCTGAATATGGCTGTAATCGCTGCCTCACTCCGCTAACGGGACAAGGGGTACAGCTACCGAAATGTTCACAGGCTGCGGAGACAGAGGAGGGGCAGCGGTTACCCAAAAGTTACTGAGCTTTCACACGCCCCAGAGAGGGAACGCTGCAAAGTGCTTGATCCGTGCGCAAGTGCAAGCTCCGGCTATACGCTGGTCCCTGTGATCTGCCCATTGTACTCCGCCGTCTCCATCTTCAGGATGTACGGGATGATGCTGTCAATGGGAACGTTACCGATGAGGCcggtaaaaaaaagttcctccgtGATGCTGGAGCTCATAAGTCTGAGAGCCGGGAGCCGCACCAGGATTCGGGCCAGTCTACAGGAATGAGGAGAGAAGATGATTGGATGTGATCCTATTGCAaatctcctgtattatacttcagagctgcactcactattctgctgctggtgcagtcactgtgtacatacatgacattacttatcctgtactgatcctgagttacatcctgtattatactccagagctgcactcactattctgctgctggtgcagtcactatgtacatacatgacattacttatcctgtactgatcctgagttacatcctgtattataccccagagctgcactcactattctgctgctggggcagtcactgtgtacatacatgacattacttatcctgtactgatcctgagttacatcctgtattataccccagagctgcactcactattctgctgctggtgcagtcactgtgtacatacatgacattacttatcctgtactgatcctgagttacatcctgtattataccccagagctgcactcactattctgctgctggtgcagtcactgtgtacatacatgacattacttatcctgtactcatcctgagttacatcctgtattataccccagagctgcactcactattctgctgctggtgcagtcactgtgtacatacatgacattacttatcctgtactgatcctgagttacatcttttGGTTTGTACCTGTATGTGTCCTCTGGGTATGTTTTCTGTACATAATCTTGAAGTTCCATTTGTGCTTTTTCCTGAAACTTCTCAATTTGCACAGTACTGTTGAGACCGGGGTGATCTGTAAGACACAACAAACCATAGGGTTACTTGAACAGTCTGAATACAGCAGGTGTGGCCATACATACTGCAGCCAGTGATACGTattattcctggagagatgtgtaaccagtgCTCAAAGCAGATAGAAAGGGGCGCAGAGCAGCGCAcatggcacagcagtgtgaggaaacactacATATATAATCATACTTCACATTCCTGCATGCTAACTACATGCATAGACAGC from Engystomops pustulosus chromosome 10, aEngPut4.maternal, whole genome shotgun sequence harbors:
- the MRPS25 gene encoding small ribosomal subunit protein mS25, whose amino-acid sequence is MPMKGPFPIRRTLQYLQSGEIVFRNSVKIMTVNYNSRGEHGEGARNFVFFHIPQIQYKNPRVQIVLLKNMTPAPFLRFYLDNGEQVLVDIEDKSRTQIIEHVKKILGKTEETLKAEEKAKMVLSNPANFGPKKYYLRECMCEVEGQVPCPGLVPLPKEMTGKYKAKVRAGTEV